From the genome of Bradyrhizobium sp. ORS 278:
CAGCAGCGATTGAGCTGATCGACCTCCACAGAAAGAAGCCGCCCGCACGTAGCGTGCAGGCGGCCCAAGTCCAGGGAGGAAACGCCCCAAGAAGGGCTGAATTCGGTGTACCCGATCAACTGAGTCGCGGGTATCCGGATGATACCGGAGGTTGCGACACGGTGAGCGGTTCCAAATCCGGCCTGAGATACCGACGATCAGGCCGCCTGCCGCGTCTCGTTCTCGACGAATTGCAGGGTGACCTTCTCGACGTTGGAATCCACCCACTCCGCCATCCGCTCTTCCTCCTGCAGCGACTGCTGCAGCGGACCGCGGGCGTCCTCGGCCCCGGCGGCCGAGCACAGCGCCAGCAACGACTTGTAGGCGGCGATCTCGAAATTCTCGAACGCATTGTTGGCGAAGGTGTTCTTCAGGATCTCATCGCCGGACATCGCATGGCCCATGGCCATCAGATTGGCCATGCCCGACTGCATCGTGTCCTTCAGCGTCGAGCTGCTCTCGCCGCACGCCTCCAGGCACCGCTCCAGCCGATGCAGCTGCTGATTTGTTTCCTGCAGATGAGTCTGCAGCCTCGCCTTGACTTCCGGGTAGTCGTCCATCCGCTCGGATTGCCGCTCCATCAATTCCCGCGCCTGGACTTCCATGGCGTGAGCGTTGCGAAGGCCGAGGATGAAGATGTCCCGCGCTTTGTTGCTCATGTCTTGCGTTCCTGTGTGTATGGGCGAAAGCGCCGCGATCGTCCGCACAACCAGACGCACGGAGGAAACGTTCCAAATCGCTTCCCGCGTCGGTGTCGCACGCACCGCAGATCGCTTGCGCGCCAGGAACGCCTCACCTGCGCCGTTGTTCGCTTCAGAGCCGCAAAGAGAACGAGATGACCAAGCAGCCGCCGCAGCAACAGAGCCCGTTCGACAAGGAGCCCGCCGAGGGATCGCGCGAGACGATCGACAAGCAGCTCGCGCAGCAGGAGCAAAGCGAGACGCAGGGCACGCCCGCCCGGGTCACCGTCCCTGAAAGAGGGCGCTCCTGATCGAGGATGAACTGCGTGAAGTCTTCGTAGAGGTCACCGCCACATCGTCGGCGTGACGAGCCGTGTCGTGCCGTCGGGACGCGCGTTCTCGCGATCATCGGACGCAAGGCCATTGCCGTCTGCAGGCTCGGTCGCGGTCGGCTCGTCGGCTGGGATGTCCGGTGCGATCGTCACGGCCGCTGCGGTTTCCGGCTCGACACGGCGGCCGGGCCTGCGGGAACTCGCGTGATCACTCGGCTGGTCAACGGGGTCGTGCATATGGCAGCTCCGAGCCCTGAAGCGACGGCTAC
Proteins encoded in this window:
- a CDS encoding ferritin-like domain-containing protein, translated to MSNKARDIFILGLRNAHAMEVQARELMERQSERMDDYPEVKARLQTHLQETNQQLHRLERCLEACGESSSTLKDTMQSGMANLMAMGHAMSGDEILKNTFANNAFENFEIAAYKSLLALCSAAGAEDARGPLQQSLQEEERMAEWVDSNVEKVTLQFVENETRQAA